A single region of the Chrysoperla carnea chromosome 5, inChrCarn1.1, whole genome shotgun sequence genome encodes:
- the LOC123300546 gene encoding uncharacterized protein LOC123300546 → MGSLPNLHELSRDSDSDDSPEFRHTAPITGAHQVIVNDERLKFVTRQLSNQVMKVQQPGSLSHVNQHSTAIKHIHRGLGRTRSNGNHNHLYDGNLLMEQCTAYSPMMTRSTRTLSHHQTQINSIQSGRRRESMSSSIGATSVRRLIGVVRNPNSRLGPVYSRQILIKNLLTLCTTHLLISASYLPLLALQSSISAWHWPLKHSFITNLDLGSILLAILYIFAAFSALISPLIVQKCGTSMIFILGYVIFIIFFAVHFFPIVYVLFPAYVLLGLILGPISLSRVTFVMTLSSKMSYIATEDEELDEHKHMDSRRTCLIRRVARALQGAQDIGLIIGSIITAILISYTFQNDNMMLLNSTNSSLPTMMNSTISTSYKQSNLTYLENITSSCDISCQNNNNISNNNNLVNTSSMNNKMVDLNDAPMVYYYASYDDLFDLDDSGARICGSKSCPITLYFNFNISERGIIDSFIYILPLKTSAILISIYLTFTIISFVLACVGLDKIQLYIHQDPLERSLTLAALRAMKETFKDSKLQLSATLAVFIGLEQGFMYADFSKSYVMCSLGIYNINLVFLSMGLLQSLAAFTLSMLLRTIQRYIVIAVGTAFQSLLIMVLLLWKPSGDDPALFYVISASWGVCNAIWEMLNFTLLTKHYSENWEPAFANSIFFRFLGLALAFGVHGLLCNWIKLYLLALVLFIAIVPYTFLEIRLENTKKLKSISRL, encoded by the exons ATGGGTAGTCTACCTAATTTACATGAATTATCACGTGATAGTGATTCTGATGATAGTCCAGAATTTCGGCATACAGCACCAATAACTGGAGCACATCAAGTGATTGTAAAcgatgaacgtttaaaatttgtaacacGTCAATTGAGTAATCAAGTTATGAAAGTACAACAGCCTGGTTCATTATCACATGTGAATCAGCATTCAACGGCTATTAAACATATACATCGTGGATTAGGCAGAACGAGAAGTAACGGGAATCATAATCATTTATATGATGGGAATTTATTGATGGAG cAATGTACAGCATATTCACCAATGATGACCCGATCAACAAGAACATTATCCCACCATCAAACACAAATCAATAGTATACAATCGGGTCGTCGGCGTGAATCAATGAGCAGTTCAATTGGTGCAACAAGTGTACGACGATTAATTGGTGTTGTGCGTAATCCAAACAGTCGTTTAGGCCCGGTTTACAGTcgacaaatattaataaaaaatttactaacactatgtacaacacatttattaatAAGTGCATCATATTTGCCTTTATTAGCATTACAAAGTTCAATATCAGCATGGCATTGGCCATTAAAACatagttttataacaaatttagaTTTAGGTTCAATATTATTAGCAATCCTATACATATTTGCTGCATTCTCAGCATTAATTTCCCCATTAATAGTGCAAAAATGTGGTACAAGTATGATATTCATTTTAGGTTatgtcatatttattatatttttcgctGTACATTTTTTCCCAATTGTCTATGTACTATTTCCCGCTTATGTATTGTTAGGTTTAATATTAGGTCCAATATCATTAAGTCGTGTTACATTTGTTATGACTCTATCGTCAAAAATGAGTTATATAGCAACGGAAGATGAAGAGTTGGATGAACATAAACATATGGATTCGAGGCGGACATGTTTGATACGACGTGTTGCGCGTGCTTTGCAAGGGGCTCAAGATATTGGTCTAATTATTGGTTCAATTATTACAgcaattttaatatcatatacatttcaaaatgataatatgaTGTTGCTCAATAGTACGAATTCCTCGTTACCCACAATGATGAATTCTACGATCTCGACTTCttataaacaatcaaatttaacatatttgGAGAACATAACCTCATCATGTGATATTAgttgtcaaaataataataatataagtaataataataatttagttaataCGTCATCAATGAATAACAAAATGGTGGACTTAAATGATGCACCTATGGTGTACTATTATGCGTCATACgatgatttatttgatttggaTGATAGTGGCGCAAGGATTTGTGGTTCGAAATCATGTCCCATAactttatactttaattttaatatttcggaACGTGGTATAAttgatagttttatttatattctaccATTGAAGACGTCAGCCATTTTGATTTcgatttatttgacatttacaatAATCTCATTCGTATTGGCATGTGTTGGAttggataaaatacaattatacatACATCAAGATCCTTTAGAAAGATCGTTGACACTGGCTGCACTTAGAGCAATGAAAGAGACGTTCAAAGATTCGAAATTGCAGCTGTCTGCAACTTTAGCGGTGTTTATTGGATTGGAACAAGGATTTATGTATGCGGATTTTAGTaag TCGTACGTGATGTGTTCGTTAGGTATCTACAACATAAATTTGGTATTCCTAAGTATGGGCTTACTTCAATCATTGGCTGCGTTCACCTTAAGTATGCTACTGCGAACAATTCAACGCTACATTGTAATAG CGGTTGGAACAGCTTTTCAATCTTTGCTCATAATGGTGTTATTATTGTGGAAACCATCTGGAGACGATCCTGCTTTGTTTTATGTAATCTCTGCATCATGGGGTGTATGTAATGCAATTTGGGAAATGTTAAATTTCA CATtattaacaaaacattattcAGAAAATTGGGAGCCAGCATTtgcaaattcaatattttttcgttttttgggTTTAGCATTAGCATTTGGTGTACATGGTCTATTATgtaattggataaaattatatttattagcattagtattatttattgcGATTGTACCATATACATTCTTAGAAATACgattagaaaatacaaaaaaattaaaaagtatcagTCGTTTATGA